One region of Parambassis ranga chromosome 21, fParRan2.1, whole genome shotgun sequence genomic DNA includes:
- the LOC114426861 gene encoding olfactory receptor 4M1-like, which produces MDAASNVTYIILGGHIEVHRYKYLYFLIMFTAYILIICCNATIICLIIVHKNLHEPMYIFIAALSLNSVLFSTNIYPKLLIDFLSEKQIISYQTCLLQIFLFYTLSLSEFLLLAAMAYDRYVSICKPLQYPTIMRKTTVCVFLVLAWLVPACHIVVPVALNINSKLCHFTLKGIFCNNSIYLLYCVSSTALSVYGGVVLFNIALFPMLFIFFTYTKILIIAYRSSGEVRTKAVQTCLPHLLVLINYSFLLTYDVIIVKLESDFPKTARLVMTLQIVIYSPLCNPIIYGLKMKEISKHLKRLLFPGKVH; this is translated from the coding sequence atgGATGCTGCATCAAATGTAACATACATAATTCTTGGTGGACACATAGAAGTGCACAGATACAAATACCTTTATTTCTTGATCATGTTTACTGCATATATACTTATTATTTGCTGTAATGCTACAATAATATGTCTCATTATTGTTCACAAAAACCTCCACGAGCCCATGTACATTTTCATCGCAGCTTTGTCACTGAACTCTGTTCTCTTCAGCACTAATATCTACCCAAAGCTCTTGATTGactttttatcagagaaacagaTCATATCCTACCAAACCTGCCTCCTCcagatttttctgttttatacTTTAAGCTTATCAGAGTTCTTACTGCTGGCAGCCATGGCCTACGACAGGTACGTGTCTATCTGTAAACCCCTGCAGTATCCGACCATCATGAGGAAAACGACGGTGTGCGTCTTCCTGGTTCTAGCTTGGCTGGTGCCTGCTTGTCACATTGTGGTGCCGGTCGCACTAAATATTAACAGCAAACTGTGTCACTTTACTTTGAAGGGGATTTTTTGCAATAATTCTATATACCTTCTTTACTGTGTGAGTTCCACAGCGCTGTCAGTATATGGTGGTGTTGTATTATTTAACATTGCACTTTTTCCTATGCTCTTCATATTCTTTACATACACAAAGATACTGATAATAGCTTATCGCAGCAGTGGAGAGGTCAGGACCAAAGCTGTGCAGACCTGCTTACCTCACCTGCTGGTTTTAATCAACTATTCTTTTCTGCTCACTTATGATGTCATTATAGTCAAACTGGAATCAGATTTTCCCAAAACTGCACGTTTAGTCATGACATTGCAAATAGTGATCTACAGCCCTCTCTGTAATCCGATCATATATGGACTGAAAATGAAGGAAATTTCTAAACACCTCAAGAGGCTGTTGTTTCCAGGCAAAGTGCATTAA